The proteins below are encoded in one region of Fibrella aestuarina BUZ 2:
- the glgX gene encoding glycogen debranching protein GlgX, whose product MITHKMASAPTIPSRPGQPYPLGATVDEQGVNFSIYSEHATSVSLCLFSSKRGEHETHRIELTEKTENVWHIYLEGVRPGQLYGYRVDGPYAPEEGHYFNANKLLLDPYAREIHGTVGGEVDTLGYNHESEAEDRYREMSEVDSGKVAPKSVVIDSAAFDWGDDQAPRTPMHKSMVYEMHVKGFTYQHPTIDGGIRGSYAALGTPEAIEYLQKLGVTAVELLPVHQFTNESYWGYNSIGFFAPHNGYASSDNVVHEFKQMVKNLHAAGIEVILDVVYNHTAEGNEMGPTLSFKGIDNRVYYHTVPEQPQFYMNHTGTGNTFNLTHPQTLRVVMDSLRYWVQEMHVDGFRFDLASALIRELGDNVSSFLDTVNQDPTLSQVKLIAEPWDIGSYHVGQFPVRWSEWNGKYRDCVRKFWKGDEGQAHEMTLRLLGSPDLYADGRGPGNSVNFIIAHDGFTLNDLVSYNEKHNEANGENNNDGESNNESWNMGVEGPTDDADINAARERQKRNFMTTLLLSQGAPMFMMGDEYGRTQHGNNNGYNQDSDISWFNWNWEEKNQQLFDYVSQLAQVRLKYPLLSRRKFYDTEQIDWLRPDGEVFTEQDYANGDTRCLALWIDGARVDEQDESGTLINETKEGSSKLLWILNSYWEPIPFTLPAPHKARTHYEVIVDTYQGTVESGERVDVKTPFMVPERSSILLRMV is encoded by the coding sequence ATGATTACACATAAAATGGCTTCGGCGCCTACCATTCCGTCGCGGCCCGGCCAGCCCTATCCGCTGGGTGCCACTGTCGACGAACAGGGCGTTAATTTCTCTATTTACAGCGAACACGCGACCAGCGTATCCCTTTGTCTGTTCAGCTCAAAACGGGGCGAACACGAAACGCATCGCATCGAACTAACCGAAAAGACCGAGAATGTCTGGCACATTTACCTTGAAGGCGTTCGTCCCGGCCAGTTGTATGGCTACCGGGTCGATGGCCCCTATGCACCCGAAGAGGGGCATTATTTCAACGCCAACAAACTACTGCTCGACCCCTACGCCCGCGAAATCCACGGCACCGTAGGCGGTGAAGTCGATACGCTCGGCTACAACCACGAAAGCGAAGCTGAAGACCGTTATCGCGAAATGAGCGAGGTTGACAGCGGTAAAGTGGCGCCAAAAAGTGTAGTGATCGACTCGGCCGCCTTCGACTGGGGCGACGATCAGGCACCCCGTACGCCCATGCACAAGTCGATGGTGTATGAGATGCACGTGAAAGGCTTCACCTACCAGCACCCGACCATCGACGGTGGCATCCGGGGTTCGTATGCCGCGTTGGGCACGCCGGAGGCGATCGAGTATCTGCAAAAGCTGGGTGTTACGGCGGTCGAGTTACTACCCGTGCACCAGTTCACCAACGAAAGTTACTGGGGCTACAACAGCATTGGCTTTTTTGCGCCGCACAACGGCTACGCCTCCAGCGACAACGTGGTGCATGAGTTCAAGCAGATGGTTAAAAACCTGCACGCGGCTGGCATCGAGGTGATTCTCGACGTGGTCTACAACCACACTGCCGAAGGCAATGAGATGGGCCCCACCCTGTCGTTCAAAGGCATCGACAACCGGGTATATTACCATACCGTGCCCGAGCAGCCTCAGTTTTACATGAACCACACCGGTACGGGCAACACCTTCAACCTCACGCATCCCCAAACGCTGCGGGTGGTGATGGACAGCCTGCGCTATTGGGTGCAGGAAATGCACGTAGATGGCTTCCGGTTCGATCTGGCTTCGGCGCTGATTCGCGAATTGGGCGACAACGTTTCGTCGTTCCTCGACACGGTCAATCAGGACCCCACGCTGAGCCAGGTTAAGCTCATCGCCGAGCCCTGGGATATCGGGTCATACCACGTCGGGCAGTTCCCGGTACGTTGGTCGGAGTGGAACGGCAAATACCGCGATTGCGTACGGAAGTTCTGGAAAGGCGACGAAGGGCAGGCGCACGAAATGACGTTACGGTTGCTGGGTAGCCCCGACCTCTACGCCGACGGACGTGGCCCCGGCAACAGCGTGAACTTCATCATTGCGCACGACGGCTTTACGCTGAATGACCTGGTTAGCTACAACGAAAAGCACAACGAGGCCAACGGCGAAAACAACAACGACGGCGAGAGCAACAACGAAAGCTGGAACATGGGCGTGGAAGGCCCAACCGATGACGCCGACATCAACGCCGCCCGCGAACGCCAGAAGCGTAATTTCATGACGACGCTGTTGCTGAGCCAAGGGGCTCCGATGTTTATGATGGGCGACGAATACGGACGTACCCAGCATGGTAACAACAACGGCTACAACCAGGACAGCGACATCAGCTGGTTCAACTGGAATTGGGAGGAAAAGAATCAGCAACTGTTCGACTACGTGAGTCAGCTGGCGCAGGTACGTTTGAAATACCCGTTGTTGAGTCGTCGCAAGTTCTACGACACGGAGCAGATTGACTGGCTGCGACCCGACGGCGAAGTATTCACCGAGCAGGACTACGCCAACGGCGATACCCGTTGCCTCGCCCTGTGGATCGACGGAGCCCGGGTCGACGAGCAGGACGAATCAGGTACGTTGATCAACGAAACCAAAGAGGGTAGCTCCAAACTGCTCTGGATTCTGAACAGCTACTGGGAGCCGATTCCGTTTACGCTGCCCGCTCCGCACAAGGCGCGCACCCACTACGAAGTGATCGTTGACACCTACCAGGGCACCGTCGAAAGCGGTGAGCGTGTGGATGTAAAAACGCCTTTCATGGTACCCGAGCGGTCATCGATCCTCCTGCGAATGGTGTAG
- a CDS encoding ferritin-like domain-containing protein, giving the protein MNVKETRGEVLDQLNKLLTSAHDAEKGYQEAAENVKDAELKSLFLAQSRERAEFGQELDREIRALGGDPEGGTSLASDLHRAWINIKSAVSGSTDKAVAEECQRGDAEALDEYRDVLEQTDIAASTRELLLRQKSKVESAHATMGRLALVV; this is encoded by the coding sequence ATGAATGTTAAAGAAACCCGGGGCGAAGTCCTCGACCAACTGAACAAGTTGCTGACAAGCGCCCATGATGCCGAGAAAGGCTATCAGGAGGCCGCAGAAAACGTTAAAGATGCCGAATTGAAGAGCCTGTTTCTGGCTCAGTCGCGGGAACGCGCCGAATTCGGTCAGGAACTTGATCGGGAGATCCGCGCGCTGGGCGGCGATCCGGAAGGCGGCACCAGCCTGGCTTCTGATCTGCACCGCGCCTGGATCAATATCAAAAGTGCCGTATCGGGCAGTACCGACAAAGCCGTTGCTGAAGAATGTCAGCGCGGCGATGCCGAAGCCCTCGACGAATATAGAGATGTGCTTGAGCAGACCGACATCGCGGCTAGTACCCGTGAGTTGCTGCTTCGCCAGAAGAGTAAAGTCGAGTCGGCCCATGCAACAATGGGACGCTTGGCTTTGGTAGTGTAG
- a CDS encoding DUF3140 domain-containing protein, translating to MATATLDDQEKKEVYDEFNEVVNMTAAALEKWLDTDDSKKVGQKDDDAAESVGHQSGKKIIRILNTKKADLTNDDYAHMRKVISYVRRHSAQKPQEVAGSNWLFSLKNWGHDPQK from the coding sequence ATGGCAACGGCAACACTCGACGATCAGGAAAAGAAAGAGGTATACGACGAATTCAACGAAGTTGTTAATATGACAGCTGCTGCGCTGGAGAAGTGGCTGGATACCGATGACTCGAAGAAGGTTGGCCAGAAAGACGATGACGCCGCCGAATCGGTTGGGCATCAGTCAGGAAAAAAGATCATCCGGATTCTGAATACGAAAAAGGCCGATCTGACCAACGACGACTACGCCCACATGCGCAAGGTAATCAGTTACGTGCGCCGCCACTCGGCCCAAAAGCCGCAGGAGGTAGCAGGTAGTAACTGGCTTTTTTCCCTGAAAAACTGGGGGCACGATCCCCAGAAATGA
- a CDS encoding OmpA family protein, protein MNKLNVNRKGMVALLLASSLTTSDVMMSCKSVKQNTNKTQRGAAIGVGAGAVAGGVIGRKSGNTVLGAIIGATVGGAAGAVIGRRMDKQAEELKRDLPGATVERVGEGIKITFGSDILFDVNKSDLKEATKRQLAEFAQTLEKYPDTDVLIEGHADASGPDDYNLKLSKERADAVASYLKSVGVKGARLDEKGYGESQPVADNSTEAGRSKNRRVDIAVFANDKMKRDAKDGKIE, encoded by the coding sequence ATGAACAAGTTGAACGTCAATCGCAAAGGTATGGTAGCGCTGTTGCTCGCTTCCAGCCTGACCACCAGCGATGTTATGATGAGTTGTAAGTCGGTTAAGCAGAACACCAACAAAACGCAGCGCGGTGCGGCCATTGGGGTCGGTGCGGGCGCGGTAGCTGGTGGTGTTATTGGCCGTAAATCAGGAAACACAGTATTAGGGGCCATTATCGGAGCTACGGTTGGCGGTGCCGCCGGTGCCGTGATTGGTCGCCGCATGGATAAGCAAGCCGAGGAACTCAAGCGCGATCTACCCGGCGCGACTGTCGAGCGGGTCGGTGAAGGTATCAAAATCACCTTTGGCTCAGATATTCTGTTTGATGTAAACAAATCAGACCTGAAAGAGGCCACTAAGCGTCAGTTGGCTGAGTTTGCCCAGACGCTGGAAAAATACCCCGACACCGACGTGCTGATCGAGGGGCACGCCGACGCCTCCGGCCCAGACGATTACAACCTGAAACTCTCTAAAGAGCGGGCCGACGCTGTAGCCAGTTACCTGAAAAGCGTGGGTGTAAAAGGAGCCCGGCTTGACGAGAAAGGTTATGGCGAATCGCAGCCGGTTGCTGATAACAGCACGGAGGCAGGCCGCTCAAAAAACCGCCGGGTCGATATCGCCGTATTTGCTAATGACAAGATGAAGCGCGATGCCAAAGACGGCAAAATCGAATAA
- a CDS encoding response regulator, translating into MNLLIVEDEAILAMTLCDHLESEGYTVVGIANNGLKAIDLFRNNDVDLILCDITIKGEFDGIETARRINDIRPVPVIYLTAYSDAETVARAKQTFPVAYLTKPYNLMNLRLAIDIAINNLSRTDKTPAASPTTASSGESTNRELILKMGQHIFIKQGYQFIKIFLKDIQILEADDIYTTFLTDTKKYSLRLSLSAVLDKIEYSSLVRVHRSYAVNTERVDTFDDNEIRVGERTIPLGRHFKEQFLSRLHG; encoded by the coding sequence ATGAATCTCTTAATCGTTGAAGATGAGGCCATTCTGGCCATGACGCTCTGCGATCACCTGGAATCAGAAGGCTATACCGTCGTGGGCATTGCCAACAACGGCCTCAAAGCCATCGACCTGTTTCGGAACAACGATGTCGACCTCATTCTGTGCGACATTACGATTAAAGGCGAATTTGACGGCATCGAAACCGCCCGCCGCATCAATGACATCCGCCCGGTACCGGTTATTTACCTCACGGCCTATTCCGATGCCGAAACAGTGGCGCGCGCCAAACAAACCTTCCCGGTCGCCTACCTGACCAAACCCTACAACCTCATGAACCTCCGGTTGGCGATCGACATCGCGATCAATAACCTAAGCCGAACCGACAAGACGCCGGCCGCGAGCCCGACGACTGCCAGCAGCGGCGAATCGACTAACCGCGAATTGATCCTGAAAATGGGGCAGCACATTTTCATCAAACAGGGCTATCAGTTCATCAAAATTTTCCTCAAGGACATTCAGATCCTGGAAGCCGACGATATCTACACGACCTTCCTGACCGACACCAAGAAATACTCGCTGCGGCTGTCCCTCTCGGCGGTGCTGGACAAGATCGAATATTCGTCGCTGGTTCGGGTACACCGCTCCTATGCCGTTAATACAGAGCGGGTTGACACGTTCGATGACAACGAAATCCGCGTTGGTGAACGGACGATTCCGCTGGGGCGTCACTTCAAAGAACAGTTCCTGAGCCGCCTGCACGGTTGA
- a CDS encoding sensor histidine kinase, with amino-acid sequence MTLLPPTYWHYWLLSGGVLAMICLALGYQLRQVRYQLGQQSAHLAILQRELSHRVNTNLAITIGLLELQLGQTHEPAARWSLQQSISRTRSVALLQERLYLGGQPTDINLRQYVCSLYQSLTQQPVCPQLALQLDTDELNADLALPVGLILHELLTDATHHAAPKPPAVTISLKQQNGWLLELLDQGPGLDTHPTRWSRAGVPLPKRLIEGLSQQIGGNCVMLPGQGLHFRLHIQQ; translated from the coding sequence ATGACGCTGCTTCCGCCCACATACTGGCATTACTGGCTGTTATCTGGTGGGGTGCTGGCGATGATCTGCCTGGCGCTTGGTTATCAGCTCCGCCAGGTACGTTACCAGCTAGGGCAGCAATCGGCTCATCTGGCAATTCTGCAGCGCGAACTTAGCCACCGGGTCAACACCAACCTGGCCATCACCATCGGGCTGCTCGAACTGCAGTTGGGTCAAACCCACGAACCGGCGGCTCGTTGGTCGCTGCAACAGAGTATCAGCCGAACCCGGTCGGTAGCACTCTTGCAGGAACGACTCTATTTGGGCGGGCAACCCACCGACATTAACCTTCGGCAATATGTCTGTAGCCTGTATCAGTCGCTGACGCAACAGCCGGTATGCCCTCAGTTGGCGCTACAACTCGATACGGATGAACTGAACGCCGACCTGGCCCTGCCGGTGGGACTAATTCTGCACGAGTTACTCACCGACGCCACGCACCATGCCGCCCCCAAGCCCCCCGCTGTCACCATTAGTCTGAAACAGCAAAATGGCTGGCTCCTCGAGTTGCTGGATCAGGGGCCCGGGCTCGACACCCACCCTACCCGATGGTCACGGGCGGGCGTACCACTCCCGAAACGGCTCATCGAGGGCCTGTCGCAACAGATTGGCGGCAACTGCGTTATGCTGCCCGGGCAGGGACTCCATTTTCGTTTACATATCCAACAGTAA